Below is a genomic region from Brassica oleracea var. oleracea cultivar TO1000 chromosome C9, BOL, whole genome shotgun sequence.
CTTCGATCTTCTCTCGCCTTTCGACATCCATCTCTTCCATCTCTCTTTTCTCCAAAACCGTTTTGCCGAGTAATATCGCCATTAACTCCTGTAATCAAAACTATACTAAAATCATTCAATGGATCCTTTCCGCCTTCCTCACCATTTTTCTGTTTATAAATCTGTTTTTCTATCTTATGATTCCTTCAAAGTTGATAATTTTCTCTCTAAAATTCATTGCGATGGAATCCACCGGCAAATCTTCGATCTCCACTGACCGCAAGAACAGCGAGAAGACCGTCGTCTCCTCTGCGTTTGTGAAACCAAACGGATCTTCGATCTCCACCGCAAGATCAGCGAGAAGACTGTTGCCTCCTCCGCGTCTGTGAAACCAAATGGATCTTCGATCTCCACCGACCGCAACGATCGCAAAGCCAGCAAGAAGACCGTCGCCTCCTCTGTGACTGCGAAACCAAGCGGGAAGTCTCCTGTTTCGTCTACCAATCCGATGAACCCAAACACTGTTACCGCTCTGTCCTCCGCGCATGCAAACCAAGTGATGTTCTTCAGAGATGTTTCACTCGGCCCACGCGAAGCCGAGTTGAGGTTTCGTCTGATTCACTTATGGGAGACTCGAAATATAAACACGAAAACCTTGATTGGACAAGAGATGCTCCTTATCGACCAAGAGGTTTGTCTGACTTTTTAGCTTCCTCCTCTTGCTTTAATATTGATCGGTCGAGAGAGTTTGGTTTTTTTACACTTCCTCTTGCTTTAGTATAGTTTTGATTGGGATAGTATTATATTAATCGATGATTTGGATTGTTCACAGGGTACCGTTATTCAGGGTTTTGTCCCAGCCGGACGTGTTGGGACATTTGATCTGGTAGCTGGTTCTGTCTATAACCTGAGCAAATTTTTTGGATCCAGAAGCAAAGATAAGTATCGGGTTGCTGATCATGTCGCCACCGTATCGTTTTCTTGGAATACTTCTTTGGCGGTGGTTGAGAACCCTCCGGTTTTGATTCCAGAAGATAGGTTCAGGTTCCACAACTATGAGGAGTTTAAGGCCAATTGCGACTCCAGGGGTGATCTTTATGGTAAGACATGTTTGAATATTTAGTTTTGATGACACGTTTGGGATATGATTAGAGTTGATGTTTGATGTCTGCGTATTTAAATTGTTCTATCTCAGATTACATTGGCCACATGAAGCTGGTGAATGGGTAGACTATCACGGACCATATGATTCTTGACGAAGTTGATATTGCAGAGAAGCGGCATTTATGTGTTCATGTCCAGACACATAAGTAAGTTTGTTCTACTGTTATTGCTTTCATTGTTTTGTATGCTATTTTTAACACATGTTTTTATGTTATGTAGCGGACCGGTGATGAAGCTTTATCTGTGGGACAAAGCTGCAGCCGATTTCTGCCAGAAATTCAAGTCGTATGGAAACACCCCAAGCATTCTTTTGGTTACCACCGTGAACCCTAAACACCTTGGAGGTTAGTAGTCTTTCAGTTGGAACTGTATTAGTCATTCTTTTGTTGTTAGATTAGGCGGTAGTAATGCATGTTTTAATAATCACATTGGTTCATTTGGTATTAACAGGCACCCTTGCTCTCACTTCTATGTCATCGTCTCGGGTGTTTATGAATGCCGATGTTTAGCCTACTAGAGATTATCTTGAATGGTAGACAGATATGTATTCAGTTCTTTGTTCGTTCAATTTTTTTTGAACATTTCATGTGGCTTTTCTAACGTATTTGAGCTCCTGTCTTTTTCTCAAGTTGAATTCCAACTCTGATATTGCTAATAGGATTGCAGCTGAGGTAGTCACTAAGCCTGAGTCAGTGACTCTTGAAGAGCTATTCTCTTACATCAAGCAAGACTCTTCTAAGGTATAAGCATTGTTCTGTTTTTGCGTTTGTTTCCATGCGTTTGGGTACTTACTAGGCTTATTTAATTTTTCCACAATGAAGGTTGCTTGGTTTGAGTGCATGGCGACTATAGATGATGTTGTCCAGGGTTCTGCATGGTATTACATCTCCTGCGGTGGATGTAATAGCAAGGCGGTCAAAGGGCCTACTTCTTTGATTTGCAACAACACGAAGTGCGTGAAGACTGAAGTCACAGGCGTACTTCAGTAAGTGCTGAGTCTTTTCATCTATGTTTTGGCAGTGTTAGTATCTAATCTTCTTTTGTTGTAGGTACCTCACGAAGATATCTGTGTATGATAAGACTGAGCAAGCAGTTTTTGTCATTCATGCTGATGCTGGAAAGGAGCTGACCGGTAAACATGCATCAGAGTTGGTTGCTAATTACTTTGAGGTATTTTCAGATCTGTCTATATAGCAGATATGTTTGGGTTACAGGAAAGTAGTTATGACATCATCGATTCATATATTAGCTCAACTCATGTGCATTTTGCTTGGATGTTAGGCTAATGATGGAGTAGGAGCTGATCACTGCGTGCCTGTTCCGCAAGCTTTACTTGATACAATAGGGCAGACACGCAAGTTTATTGTGAAGGTCTCGGATCATAATCTGACTGGCAAGACTCAGACCATAACCGTCACCAAGATATTCCCACCAGAAGCCCCACTGCCGTCGACTGTAGGTGTTGGGTCTGGTTCTTCAGGAAGCTCTGGAGATACTGCAGGTGATAAGGCTAGAAAAGCCGCTGAGATCCTTGAGGCAGATGAAGCAAAACGTTCCAAGAGTGGCTAATGGGTTTTCTACTTATCTTCTTATGCAGTGATTGTTTTTTTGCTGCATTCCAAGTCGTTTTTTTTTGTTTCTCTTTTGGCTTTGCGTTCTTTTCCTTTTAGACTTCTGGCTTTTGGCTTTAATGTTTAAGTTTTTTTAATACAATTTCGTTATATGGTTTCTTCTTATCCTTCTGAGCAATTTACATATTGTATTATGATCTTTACATATTGTATCATGATCTTTTATGTATTGTATTTTCCTATGCTGCAATTTGGTGTGATGAGGACAGAGTGCTATGAGTCTTTTAAGTTTGTGAATATTCACAGACATAAAGGGGGACAGCTCTATCTTCTCAGGTTCGTTTCTTGGAGCAGAAGGTAGTAGTAGTAAAGCTAAAACTCCACTTGTGATATTTTTTGTTTCGATACTTCCAAACTTTAGGAAAAATTTGATTTGATTGTTCCAATTGTCTCAAATGATGCAGTGTGCAGATGTTTGAAGAGGAGGTGAGAATCAGAAGAAACTAAACGCTCACGTATTGTGAATACGCAGACACGTTTAGCCATAACTAACACCCACCATTAATCATCGCCATGGAGCATCATCACACGAGCAGTGATCCAAAAAGACAGGATTGACTTTGCGCTCCATCTATATGCACCACTCTCTTTGCATTGTTTTTTTTTTCTTTGTTGTTGATGTTTTTGGATTGAAGTTTCCTTTAGTCATATAGAATGACTCCCTGTTTTGAAACAAAGTGGTAGAAGAAATGATTTTAATCATTCATTTTTTTGCTTGAATTGCATACGTTAATGATTTGAAACTGTGATTTAAATTGCATACGTCAATCAAAGCAAACATATTAATACCTCTCGATGTCTACTCTACAAACGTATTTTTCCGAAATTATTACAGAATACCATATTTATATCAATCTGCGTATGAATATTTATATCAAAGGAAAGTTAATATTCTTAACAATGCTTCTTTGAAATAAATAGTGGAACTCTTGCCTAATACCCTGTTGGAAACGATTCTCTCATAAACCTACCTCTTTCTTGCCTAAACCAACAGCCGCTCTCTCCCACCTTCTCACGACTATTCTCCAGAAGCTCTGGAAGCTAAATAGAATCAATATTAAGCAGGTACCTGTATTGACATATCTGATCTGCAGCGAGTTGGTAGCAACAGTCGCTGTCCAAGACTAGAATGGATAGCACACCCTCCGACCAAGCCACATCGCTTGCAGGTAAACAAGTCATCTCCTGTTTCTTTCTCTGCAGTGTTTAATCGGAAATAAGCCATGGCTAAATCTAAGAACTGATTCGAATTATTCAGCGTAGAAGCTTTTATACTTTTCCTTGCTTTTAAGCTAGGCTCTACCCTTAAGGTTTATAATTGTTTGAGGCCATTTG
It encodes:
- the LOC106315199 gene encoding uncharacterized protein LOC106315199 produces the protein MESTGKSSISTDRKNSEKTVVSSAEKTVASSASVKPNGSSISTDRNDRKASKKTVASSVTAKPSGKSPVSSTNPMNPNTVTALSSAHANQVMFFRDVSLGPREAELRFRLIHLWETRNINTKTLIGQEMLLIDQEGTVIQGFVPAGRVGTFDLVAGSVYNLSKFFGSRSKDKYRVADHVATVSFSWNTSLAVVENPPVLIPEDRFRFHNYEEFKANCDSRGDLYDYIGHMKLVNGGPVMKLYLWDKAAADFCQKFKSYGNTPSILLVTTVNPKHLGGTLALTSMSSSRVFMNADLNSNSDIANRIAAEVVTKPESVTLEELFSYIKQDSSKVAWFECMATIDDVVQGSAWYYISCGGCNSKAVKGPTSLICNNTKCVKTEVTGVLQYLTKISVYDKTEQAVFVIHADAGKELTGKHASELVANYFEANDGVGADHCVPVPQALLDTIGQTRKFIVKVSDHNLTGKTQTITVTKIFPPEAPLPSTVGVGSGSSGSSGDTAGDKARKAAEILEADEAKRSKSG